Below is a window of Oceaniferula flava DNA.
CCGCCTCGATTCCGTGCGCATTATTTTCTGCCAACCTTGACCTCAGGAGTTTTTTTGACCGCGAATCAGGCGAATTCGGCGAATATTTTCCAGCACGACGGGTTCGATTCAAACCACGGAAAACACAGAATACACGGAAGTAAGAATTCTAAATTCTGTAACTTCCGTGTTTTCCGTGGTTCGCCAATGATTAATCAAGCCCAGAATGATTCGCCGAATTCGCCTGATTCGCGGTCAAAAAAAAGCACCGTCATCGCGGTGGAATGAAAGCTTGAGCATTGCTGTCGTTTCCCTAAGGTCTGGGCAGCAAACCAATCAATTTTTTATTATATCATGGGAAGAGCATTTGAAGCACGTCGTGCAGGAAAAGAAAAACGTTGGGGCGAAATGTCGCGCCTGTTTCCGAAACTTGGTAAGGTCATCACCATGGCGGCCAAGGCCGGGGGATCTGATCCCGAGTCGAACACCGCGCTGAAAACGGCGGTGAACAATGCCAAGGCGCAGAACATGCCCAAGGACAACATCGAGAAAGCCATCAAGCGAGCTACCGCCGCCGATGCCGCCAACTACGATGAAGTCAGCTACGAAGGCAAAGGTCCACACGGTGCACTGCTCTGGGTGGAATGTGCTACTGACAATGCGACGCGAACCGTGGCCAACGTCAAAAGCATCTTTAACAAGAACGGTGGCCAAGTCGTCAACAACGGCTCATTGGACTTTATGTTTGATCGCAAGGCTGTGATCGAATTTGCCAAATCCGACGACCTCGACCTCGAGGACATCGAACTGAATCTGATCGACCACGGACTCGAGGAAATGGATGTGCAAGATGATCGCGTGCTGATCTACGGCGATTTCACCAGCTTCGGGGATTTGACCAAAGCCTGCGAGGACATGGGCATCGAAGGAGTCAAAGCGACTCTCCAACGCATCTCCAACAACCCTCAGGAGTTTACCGAGGCTCAGATCGAAGAGATCGAGGTGCTGATCGATAAATTGGAAGAAGACGATGATGTGCAGTCCGTCTTCACCAACATTGCCTAGGGCGACTGCCCGGCCGCGTGCCGGGCATAGCCGCTTTAGTGGCGGATGATACCCGGAGTGACCTTCATGGTCTGCGGTTTGCACATGTCTTTATTGAGGCGTGTGTTCGCAGGGTAGGTTTTCAGCTTGGTGGCGTAGGTGGCATCCACCTCCATGGCATTTTTCAAGGCGGTGTAGATGGTCTTGGTGTGCACGATCTGGTTCTTCGCACCAGTCACAACGACGAGATAGCCGACGTATTTAAACCCACCGATGTTGCCTTCTCCCTTGTTGTCACTGTCGTAACGGGTGACGAATGGCTCGGTCTCTTTGACCAAATCGTCTTCCGTGGGAGTGACTTTGAATTCTTGATTTGAGAGCACCATGAAAGTGTCAGTGTCTCTTTGGTCCTGACCTACAAAGATGACATTCATCGTGCAGGGAGGGCAGGGTATTTTGTAGTCCTCGTTGGTAAGAGTGATCTTGGCAGTGATCTCCATCTGTTTCATGTAATAACTGCCTTTGTCATATTTGCGCCGTTTACCGATGGTAACATCACAATTCAGTGGGGGATAAGCGAGATCCAGGTTCTTCATTTTGTTCGTCACGAGGGCCTTGGATTGATCGCTCAAACTATCGGGGGAGATCGTGAACTCCTTGCCGTCTGTGGCGCGGCGAATGACCACCTTGTCACCTTGTCGTGAAACCAAGGTCACGGTCATTTTTTGGCCTCCTTTTGATTCAATGGTGACCACCTCGGCGAGGGAACTGGCGCAAAGGGAAAGAGAGACGATGGAACAAAGTGTGATAATGTTAGGTGACATGGTCAGCGGGGGTGATTTCTGCTAGATGTTAACTATACTACCAAATATCGTCAATATTTCATAGAATAAATTGAGAGAGATGTTCATGAGGAGAGTTTTCTAAAGTAGCAGTAGAATTCAAACATCATTAGAGTGAGAGGATAGCCAATGATGGTAACGATGACGTCACCGAGGCGGGGACAGGTTGCCAATGGCTAGTTCGGGGAGGGTGCGCGCAACCTGAACTTGTGCCCGCTCTTACCTCTCACGCTTCATCACCGCCAAAAGATACATCGTCTGGCCTTGAATCCCAGTGAGGCTCTCGGTGCTGACCAGCTCCCAGCCGTCATTGCCCCAGTCGGTGAGAGTCTGCGCAACCTCATTCAGATCGATGTCGGCAGACTGGGTGCTGCTTTTTACGGAAAAGCGCACGGTGGTGTATTCCCATCGGGTCATTGTGAATAATGAGTTAGGCTGAAATTGTGAAACCTTTCACATCGTCCAAGAGCGAGATTTCCTCACTGTAGACGTTCTGAATATGATGGGCCATGGCGCTTTCTTCGACGATCTCTTTGATAAACTCGTCGACTTCCTCTTCCTCGCCCATCAGCTGCATTTCCACCGTTCCTTCGGGCAGGTTTTTCACCCAGCCACAGACATCGAAGCCCATGGCGAGCTGTTTGGTGGCGTAGCGGAACCCGACACCCTGCACTCGGCCTTCGAAAATAACGCGTTTGGCAATCATGCGGCGAAGCTTAGTGCATCGATTGATATTCGGCCAGCCCATCCATAAACATTTGCACGGAAATCATCACCAGCAACATACCCATCAGTCGCTCCAGGGCGCGGGTGCCTTTTCTGCCGAGAATACGCATGAAAAAGGGCGAGGCTAACAAGATGGTGGCACTGACCATCCAAGCGAGGAAGGTGGCGATGGCAATATTGCCGATCACATGGGCGTGCTGGTTCGAGAGCAGCAGGAGGTAAATGATGGCGGACGGTCCGGCCATCAGTGGAATGGCCAGCGGCACAATGAATGGCTCCTCTCCCTCTTCACCGCCTAGGACTGACTTCGCCGGGAAGACCATACCTAGGGAGACTAAGAAGAGGATGAGGCCGCCGGAAATGCGTAGGGTCGATTG
It encodes the following:
- a CDS encoding YebC/PmpR family DNA-binding transcriptional regulator — its product is MGRAFEARRAGKEKRWGEMSRLFPKLGKVITMAAKAGGSDPESNTALKTAVNNAKAQNMPKDNIEKAIKRATAADAANYDEVSYEGKGPHGALLWVECATDNATRTVANVKSIFNKNGGQVVNNGSLDFMFDRKAVIEFAKSDDLDLEDIELNLIDHGLEEMDVQDDRVLIYGDFTSFGDLTKACEDMGIEGVKATLQRISNNPQEFTEAQIEEIEVLIDKLEEDDDVQSVFTNIA
- a CDS encoding DUF4177 domain-containing protein; protein product: MTRWEYTTVRFSVKSSTQSADIDLNEVAQTLTDWGNDGWELVSTESLTGIQGQTMYLLAVMKRER
- a CDS encoding acylphosphatase encodes the protein MIAKRVIFEGRVQGVGFRYATKQLAMGFDVCGWVKNLPEGTVEMQLMGEEEEVDEFIKEIVEESAMAHHIQNVYSEEISLLDDVKGFTISA
- a CDS encoding MarC family protein codes for the protein MDLVLSTAVTLFIVLDPFGNLAVFNSVLASQPEAKRNGILVRELTIALVVLMFFLFCGRPVLDFLNLQQSTLRISGGLILFLVSLGMVFPAKSVLGGEEGEEPFIVPLAIPLMAGPSAIIYLLLLSNQHAHVIGNIAIATFLAWMVSATILLASPFFMRILGRKGTRALERLMGMLLVMISVQMFMDGLAEYQSMH